The following proteins are encoded in a genomic region of Cryptomeria japonica chromosome 11, Sugi_1.0, whole genome shotgun sequence:
- the LOC131026665 gene encoding glycine-rich protein 2, with protein sequence MAQGGKRSGKVKWFDSQKGYGFITPDDGGEDLFVHQTSIHSDGFRSLAEGESVEFSVEHEQGGRTKALDVTGPNGAFVQGGSSGGGGGGYGGGGGGRGGRGGGGGYGGGGYGGGGGSYGGGGGGYGGGGYGGGGGGRGGRGGGGGRGAGGGGGGGSCYNCGDSGHFARDCPNGGGGR encoded by the coding sequence ATGGCGCAGGGTGGGAAAAGGAGTGGAAAGGTGAAGTGGTTCGATTCGCAGAAGGGTTACGGATTCATTACCCCTGATGATGGCGGAGAGGATCTTTTCGTTCACCAGACTTCGATTCATTCTGATGGATTTAGATCTCTGGCTGAAGGCGAGTCGGTTGAGTTTTCTGTTGAGCATGAGCAGGGTGGAAGGACTAAGGCTCTTGATGTGACTGGGCCGAATGGGGCTTTTGTGCAGGGGGGTAGTAGTGGAGGAGGCGGCGGTGGATATGGCGGTGGTGGTGGTGGAAGAGGTGGACGTGGTGGCGGCGGAGGTTATGGCGGCGGCGGATATGGTGGTGGCGGTGGGAGTTATGGTGGTGGCGGTGGTGGATATGGCGGTGGAGGttatggtggtggtggtggtggccgTGGCGGCCGCGGAGGCGGAGGCGGTAGGGGTGCCGGTGGCGGCGGCGGTGGAGGAAGCTGTTATAATTGCGGCGATTCTGGGCATTTTGCCCGCGACTGCCCTAATGGCGGCGGTGGGAGATAG